The Carassius auratus strain Wakin chromosome 5, ASM336829v1, whole genome shotgun sequence genome includes a window with the following:
- the LOC113068917 gene encoding homeobox protein cut-like 2 isoform X2, whose protein sequence is MDLCVFPAASPPSADVETMVVMTHRDVQRLKQEVRRLQSLLQEVQKRAANHVALLQQQLANKAQHIERLQTKLQSQQDYDKIKAELRTLRAQMQTTDVVSVSLRSVSADNDLVIQTETTKFHHSIGKEEALNESSSSSSPSSPSLQSFVKEETDPCGDVESEDGDELDTAGLAQQVREALQRLNIGQRVFGHYVLGLSQGTVSDILARPKPWSKLTNRGREPFLRMKHFLSDQHSIRTLSHIQERLRGVFVPWVGAADVSSDDVIRNILDQSRREMLDDDDDDDDDDEGSRSQASDDVIRNILQQAKHEMHTTNDSSEAALQEEEEEEEEEDDGTLEPSVQSPADFVQSIIQKVKCELDEDTDPSVSPSSVSRSSQTLPVDPDQRTQVFNGSKVKTEPRQRPRSCPISSSCELQSLDLDTFSITQRVKEALTVNNIGQRVFGEEVLGLTQSSVSELLSHPKPWTKLSLKGKENFIRMHLWLQDPQNIQKLNAMKKMDQRGQSRLKVL, encoded by the exons ATG gatctgtgtgtgtttcctgCAGCATCACCACC CTCTGCTGATGTGGAAACGATGGTTGTGATGACACATCGTGACGTTCAGCGTCTGAAACAGGAAGTGCGACGACTTCAGAGTCTGCTGCAGGAAGTCCAGAAGCGAGCAGCCAATCACGTCGCTCTGCTGCAACAGCAACTGGCCAATAAAGCACAGCATATAGAG AGACTCCAGACAAAGCTACAATCCCAGCAGGACTATGACAAGATCAAAGCTGAGCTCAg GACTCTTCGAGCACAGATGCAAACTACTGATGTCGTGTCG GTGTCTCTCAGGAGCGTTTCTGCTGATAACG ATCTTGTGATCCAGACGGAAACAACAAAGTTTCATCACTCCATTGGGAAAGAAGAAGCACTGAATGAGTCGTCCTCTTCTTCATCACCCTCATCTCCAAGCCTCCAGAGCTTCGTTAAAGAAGAGACAGACCCCTGTGGAGATGTGGAGTCTGAGGATGGAGATGAGCTTGACACGGCTGGATTAGCTCAGCAGGTCAGAGAGGCTCTTCAGCGGCTGAACATCGGTCAGCGGGTGTTCGGTCACTATGTGCTCGGTCTCTCTCAGGGAACCGTCAGTGATATACTGGCCCGACCCAAACCCTGGAGCAAACTGACCAACAGAGGAAGAGAACCCTTCCTGAGAATGAAGCACTTCCTGTCAGACCAGCACAGCATCCGGACACTCAGCCACATCCAGGAGAGACTGAGAG GCGTCTTCGTCCCGTGGGTTGGTGCTGCAGACGTGAGCTCAGACGACGTGATCAGGAACATTCTGGATCAGAGTCGTCGAGAGA tgctggatgatgatgatgatgatgatgatgatgatgaaggcagCAGATCTCAGGCATCAGACGACGTGATCAGGAACATCCTGCAGCAGGCCAAACACGAGATGCATACGACGAACGACTCGAGTGAAGCAGCGCtccaggaagaagaagaagaagaagaagaagaggatgatGGGACACTGGAGCCCAGCGTTCAGTCCCCGGCTGATTTTGTCCAAAGCATCATCCAGAAGGTCAAATGTGAACTGGATGAAGATACTGACCCCTCCGTTTCTCCGTCCTCCGTGAGCCGCTCGTCCCAGACACTTCCTGTGGATCCGGATCAGAGAACTCAGGTCTTTAACGGGTCAAAGGTGAAGACGGAGCCGCGTCAGAGACCTCGCTCCTGtcccatcagcagcagctgtgagCTTCAGTCTCTGGATCTGGACACCTTCAGCATCACGCAGAGGGTCAAAGAAGCTCTCACAGTCAACAACATCG GTCAGCGCGTGTTCGGCGAAGAGGTTTTGGGTCTAACACAAAGCTCTGTGTCTGAACTGCTGTCGCACCCCAAACCCTGGACTAAACTCAGTCTGAAGGGGAAGGAGAACTTCATTCGGATGCATCTGTGGCTCCAAGACCCTCAAAACATCCAGAAGCTCAACGCTATGAAGAAGATGGACCAGAGAGGTCAAT CTCGTCTCAAAGTGCTCTGA
- the LOC113070852 gene encoding serine/threonine-protein phosphatase PP1-gamma catalytic subunit B-like: MADIDKLNIDSIIQRLLEVRGSKPGKNVQLQENEIRGLCLKSREIFLSQPILLELEAPLKVCGDIHGQYYDLLRLFEYGGYPPESNYLFLGDYVDRGKQSLETICLLLAYKIKYPENFFLLRGNHECASINRIYGFYDECRRRYNIKLWKTFTDCFNCLPIAAIVDEKIFCCHGGLSPDLQSMEQIRRIMRPTDVPDQGLLCDLLWSDPDKDVLGWGENDRGVSFTFGAEVVAKFLHKHDLDLICRAHQVVEDGYEFFAKRQLVTLFSAPNYCGEFDNAGAMMSVDETLMCSFQILKPAEKKKPNSSRPVTPPRNTVPKPAKK; encoded by the exons ATGGCTGACATCGACAAACTCAACATAGACAGCATCATTCAGCGCCTGCTCGAGG tgagaGGCTCGAAGCCTGGCAAGAACGTGCAGCTGCAGGAGAACGAGATCCGGGGATTGTGTCTGAAATCCCGCGAGATCTTCCTCAGCCAGCCCATCCTCCTGGAGCTGGAGGCACCGCTGAAGGTCTGCG GTGATATCCACGGACAGTACTACGACCTGCTCAGGCTCTTCGAGTACGGAGGATACCCACCGGAGAGCAACTACCTGTTCCTGGGAGACTATGTGGACCGAGGGAAGCAGTCTCTGGAGACCATCTGTCTCCTGCTGGCCTACAAGATCAAATACCCCGAGAACTTCTTCCTGTTGAGGGGAAACCACGAGTGTGCGTCCATCAACCGCATCTACGGCTTCTACGACGAGT GCAGGAGACGCTACAACATCAAGCTCTGGAAGACGTTCACAGACTGCTTCAACTGTCTGCCCATCGCTGCCATCGTGGATGAGAAGATCTTCTGCTGCCacggag GTTTGTCTCCTGATCTTCAGTCCATGGAGCAGATCAGAAGGATCATGAGACCCACAGATGTCCCGGACCAGGGTCTCCTGTGTGACCTGCTGTGGTCCGACCCGGATAAGGATGTGTTGGGATGGGGCGAGAACGACCGGGGCGTGTCCTTCACCTTCGGAGCAGAAGTAGTGGCCAAGTTCCTCCACAAACACGACCTGGATCTGATCTGCAGGGCTCACCAG gtgGTGGAGGACGGATACGAGTTCTTCGCCAAGCGGCAGCTGGTGACTCTGTTCTCCGCACCGAACTACTGCGGAGAGTTTGACAACGCTGGAGCCATGATGAGCGTAGACGAGACCCTGATGTGCTCCTTCCAG ATTTTGAAGCCAGCAGAGAAGAAGAAACCCAACTCGAGTCGTCCAGTGACTCCTCCGAGGAACACAGTCCCCAAACCGGCCAAGAAGTGA
- the LOC113068917 gene encoding homeobox protein cut-like 2 isoform X4 — protein MDLCVFPAASPPSADVETMVVMTHRDVQRLKQEVRRLQSLLQEVQKRAANHVALLQQQLANKAQHIERLQTKLQSQQDYDKIKAELRTLRAQMQTTDVVSVSLRSVSADNDLVIQTETTKFHHSIGKEEALNESSSSSSPSSPSLQSFVKEETDPCGDVESEDGDELDTAGLAQQVREALQRLNIGQRVFGHYVLGLSQGTVSDILARPKPWSKLTNRGREPFLRMKHFLSDQHSIRTLSHIQERLRGVFVPWVGAADVSSDDVIRNILQQAKHEMHTTNDSSEAALQEEEEEEEEEDDGTLEPSVQSPADFVQSIIQKVKCELDEDTDPSVSPSSVSRSSQTLPVDPDQRTQVFNGSKVKTEPRQRPRSCPISSSCELQSLDLDTFSITQRVKEALTVNNIGQRVFGEEVLGLTQSSVSELLSHPKPWTKLSLKGKENFIRMHLWLQDPQNIQKLNAMKKMDQRGQCVFDLLVLSPSGVCVFNRFGEM, from the exons ATG gatctgtgtgtgtttcctgCAGCATCACCACC CTCTGCTGATGTGGAAACGATGGTTGTGATGACACATCGTGACGTTCAGCGTCTGAAACAGGAAGTGCGACGACTTCAGAGTCTGCTGCAGGAAGTCCAGAAGCGAGCAGCCAATCACGTCGCTCTGCTGCAACAGCAACTGGCCAATAAAGCACAGCATATAGAG AGACTCCAGACAAAGCTACAATCCCAGCAGGACTATGACAAGATCAAAGCTGAGCTCAg GACTCTTCGAGCACAGATGCAAACTACTGATGTCGTGTCG GTGTCTCTCAGGAGCGTTTCTGCTGATAACG ATCTTGTGATCCAGACGGAAACAACAAAGTTTCATCACTCCATTGGGAAAGAAGAAGCACTGAATGAGTCGTCCTCTTCTTCATCACCCTCATCTCCAAGCCTCCAGAGCTTCGTTAAAGAAGAGACAGACCCCTGTGGAGATGTGGAGTCTGAGGATGGAGATGAGCTTGACACGGCTGGATTAGCTCAGCAGGTCAGAGAGGCTCTTCAGCGGCTGAACATCGGTCAGCGGGTGTTCGGTCACTATGTGCTCGGTCTCTCTCAGGGAACCGTCAGTGATATACTGGCCCGACCCAAACCCTGGAGCAAACTGACCAACAGAGGAAGAGAACCCTTCCTGAGAATGAAGCACTTCCTGTCAGACCAGCACAGCATCCGGACACTCAGCCACATCCAGGAGAGACTGAGAG GCGTCTTCGTCCCGTGGGTTGGTGCTGCAGACGTGAGCTCAGACGACGTGATCAG GAACATCCTGCAGCAGGCCAAACACGAGATGCATACGACGAACGACTCGAGTGAAGCAGCGCtccaggaagaagaagaagaagaagaagaagaggatgatGGGACACTGGAGCCCAGCGTTCAGTCCCCGGCTGATTTTGTCCAAAGCATCATCCAGAAGGTCAAATGTGAACTGGATGAAGATACTGACCCCTCCGTTTCTCCGTCCTCCGTGAGCCGCTCGTCCCAGACACTTCCTGTGGATCCGGATCAGAGAACTCAGGTCTTTAACGGGTCAAAGGTGAAGACGGAGCCGCGTCAGAGACCTCGCTCCTGtcccatcagcagcagctgtgagCTTCAGTCTCTGGATCTGGACACCTTCAGCATCACGCAGAGGGTCAAAGAAGCTCTCACAGTCAACAACATCG GTCAGCGCGTGTTCGGCGAAGAGGTTTTGGGTCTAACACAAAGCTCTGTGTCTGAACTGCTGTCGCACCCCAAACCCTGGACTAAACTCAGTCTGAAGGGGAAGGAGAACTTCATTCGGATGCATCTGTGGCTCCAAGACCCTCAAAACATCCAGAAGCTCAACGCTATGAAGAAGATGGACCAGAGAGGTCAATGTGTGTTTGATTTACTCGTCCTCAGTCCATCAGGAGTTTGTGTcttcaacagatttggagaaatgtag
- the LOC113068917 gene encoding homeobox protein cut-like 2 isoform X1 gives MDLCVFPAASPPSADVETMVVMTHRDVQRLKQEVRRLQSLLQEVQKRAANHVALLQQQLANKAQHIERLQTKLQSQQDYDKIKAELRTLRAQMQTTDVVSVSLRSVSADNDLVIQTETTKFHHSIGKEEALNESSSSSSPSSPSLQSFVKEETDPCGDVESEDGDELDTAGLAQQVREALQRLNIGQRVFGHYVLGLSQGTVSDILARPKPWSKLTNRGREPFLRMKHFLSDQHSIRTLSHIQERLRGVFVPWVGAADVSSDDVIRNILDQSRREMLDDDDDDDDDDEGSRSQASDDVIRNILQQAKHEMHTTNDSSEAALQEEEEEEEEEDDGTLEPSVQSPADFVQSIIQKVKCELDEDTDPSVSPSSVSRSSQTLPVDPDQRTQVFNGSKVKTEPRQRPRSCPISSSCELQSLDLDTFSITQRVKEALTVNNIGQRVFGEEVLGLTQSSVSELLSHPKPWTKLSLKGKENFIRMHLWLQDPQNIQKLNAMKKMDQRGQCVFDLLVLSPSGVCVFNRFGEM, from the exons ATG gatctgtgtgtgtttcctgCAGCATCACCACC CTCTGCTGATGTGGAAACGATGGTTGTGATGACACATCGTGACGTTCAGCGTCTGAAACAGGAAGTGCGACGACTTCAGAGTCTGCTGCAGGAAGTCCAGAAGCGAGCAGCCAATCACGTCGCTCTGCTGCAACAGCAACTGGCCAATAAAGCACAGCATATAGAG AGACTCCAGACAAAGCTACAATCCCAGCAGGACTATGACAAGATCAAAGCTGAGCTCAg GACTCTTCGAGCACAGATGCAAACTACTGATGTCGTGTCG GTGTCTCTCAGGAGCGTTTCTGCTGATAACG ATCTTGTGATCCAGACGGAAACAACAAAGTTTCATCACTCCATTGGGAAAGAAGAAGCACTGAATGAGTCGTCCTCTTCTTCATCACCCTCATCTCCAAGCCTCCAGAGCTTCGTTAAAGAAGAGACAGACCCCTGTGGAGATGTGGAGTCTGAGGATGGAGATGAGCTTGACACGGCTGGATTAGCTCAGCAGGTCAGAGAGGCTCTTCAGCGGCTGAACATCGGTCAGCGGGTGTTCGGTCACTATGTGCTCGGTCTCTCTCAGGGAACCGTCAGTGATATACTGGCCCGACCCAAACCCTGGAGCAAACTGACCAACAGAGGAAGAGAACCCTTCCTGAGAATGAAGCACTTCCTGTCAGACCAGCACAGCATCCGGACACTCAGCCACATCCAGGAGAGACTGAGAG GCGTCTTCGTCCCGTGGGTTGGTGCTGCAGACGTGAGCTCAGACGACGTGATCAGGAACATTCTGGATCAGAGTCGTCGAGAGA tgctggatgatgatgatgatgatgatgatgatgatgaaggcagCAGATCTCAGGCATCAGACGACGTGATCAGGAACATCCTGCAGCAGGCCAAACACGAGATGCATACGACGAACGACTCGAGTGAAGCAGCGCtccaggaagaagaagaagaagaagaagaagaggatgatGGGACACTGGAGCCCAGCGTTCAGTCCCCGGCTGATTTTGTCCAAAGCATCATCCAGAAGGTCAAATGTGAACTGGATGAAGATACTGACCCCTCCGTTTCTCCGTCCTCCGTGAGCCGCTCGTCCCAGACACTTCCTGTGGATCCGGATCAGAGAACTCAGGTCTTTAACGGGTCAAAGGTGAAGACGGAGCCGCGTCAGAGACCTCGCTCCTGtcccatcagcagcagctgtgagCTTCAGTCTCTGGATCTGGACACCTTCAGCATCACGCAGAGGGTCAAAGAAGCTCTCACAGTCAACAACATCG GTCAGCGCGTGTTCGGCGAAGAGGTTTTGGGTCTAACACAAAGCTCTGTGTCTGAACTGCTGTCGCACCCCAAACCCTGGACTAAACTCAGTCTGAAGGGGAAGGAGAACTTCATTCGGATGCATCTGTGGCTCCAAGACCCTCAAAACATCCAGAAGCTCAACGCTATGAAGAAGATGGACCAGAGAGGTCAATGTGTGTTTGATTTACTCGTCCTCAGTCCATCAGGAGTTTGTGTcttcaacagatttggagaaatgtag
- the LOC113068917 gene encoding homeobox protein cut-like 2 isoform X3: MDLCVFPAASPPSADVETMVVMTHRDVQRLKQEVRRLQSLLQEVQKRAANHVALLQQQLANKAQHIERLQTKLQSQQDYDKIKAELRTLRAQMQTTDVVSVSLRSVSADNDLVIQTETTKFHHSIGKEEALNESSSSSSPSSPSLQSFVKEETDPCGDVESEDGDELDTAGLAQQVREALQRLNIGQRVFGHYVLGLSQGTVSDILARPKPWSKLTNRGREPFLRMKHFLSDQHSIRTLSHIQERLRGVFVPWVGAADVSSDDVIRNILDQSRREMLDDDDDDDDDDEGSRSQASDDVIRNILQQAKHEMHTTNDSSEAALQEEEEEEEEEDDGTLEPSVQSPADFVQSIIQKVKCELDEDTDPSVSPSSVSRSSQTLPVDPDQRTQVFNGSKVKTEPRQRPRSCPISSSCELQSLDLDTFSITQRVKEALTVNNIGQRVFGEEVLGLTQSSVSELLSHPKPWTKLSLKGKENFIRMHLWLQDPQNIQKLNAMKKMDQRARLKVL; the protein is encoded by the exons ATG gatctgtgtgtgtttcctgCAGCATCACCACC CTCTGCTGATGTGGAAACGATGGTTGTGATGACACATCGTGACGTTCAGCGTCTGAAACAGGAAGTGCGACGACTTCAGAGTCTGCTGCAGGAAGTCCAGAAGCGAGCAGCCAATCACGTCGCTCTGCTGCAACAGCAACTGGCCAATAAAGCACAGCATATAGAG AGACTCCAGACAAAGCTACAATCCCAGCAGGACTATGACAAGATCAAAGCTGAGCTCAg GACTCTTCGAGCACAGATGCAAACTACTGATGTCGTGTCG GTGTCTCTCAGGAGCGTTTCTGCTGATAACG ATCTTGTGATCCAGACGGAAACAACAAAGTTTCATCACTCCATTGGGAAAGAAGAAGCACTGAATGAGTCGTCCTCTTCTTCATCACCCTCATCTCCAAGCCTCCAGAGCTTCGTTAAAGAAGAGACAGACCCCTGTGGAGATGTGGAGTCTGAGGATGGAGATGAGCTTGACACGGCTGGATTAGCTCAGCAGGTCAGAGAGGCTCTTCAGCGGCTGAACATCGGTCAGCGGGTGTTCGGTCACTATGTGCTCGGTCTCTCTCAGGGAACCGTCAGTGATATACTGGCCCGACCCAAACCCTGGAGCAAACTGACCAACAGAGGAAGAGAACCCTTCCTGAGAATGAAGCACTTCCTGTCAGACCAGCACAGCATCCGGACACTCAGCCACATCCAGGAGAGACTGAGAG GCGTCTTCGTCCCGTGGGTTGGTGCTGCAGACGTGAGCTCAGACGACGTGATCAGGAACATTCTGGATCAGAGTCGTCGAGAGA tgctggatgatgatgatgatgatgatgatgatgatgaaggcagCAGATCTCAGGCATCAGACGACGTGATCAGGAACATCCTGCAGCAGGCCAAACACGAGATGCATACGACGAACGACTCGAGTGAAGCAGCGCtccaggaagaagaagaagaagaagaagaagaggatgatGGGACACTGGAGCCCAGCGTTCAGTCCCCGGCTGATTTTGTCCAAAGCATCATCCAGAAGGTCAAATGTGAACTGGATGAAGATACTGACCCCTCCGTTTCTCCGTCCTCCGTGAGCCGCTCGTCCCAGACACTTCCTGTGGATCCGGATCAGAGAACTCAGGTCTTTAACGGGTCAAAGGTGAAGACGGAGCCGCGTCAGAGACCTCGCTCCTGtcccatcagcagcagctgtgagCTTCAGTCTCTGGATCTGGACACCTTCAGCATCACGCAGAGGGTCAAAGAAGCTCTCACAGTCAACAACATCG GTCAGCGCGTGTTCGGCGAAGAGGTTTTGGGTCTAACACAAAGCTCTGTGTCTGAACTGCTGTCGCACCCCAAACCCTGGACTAAACTCAGTCTGAAGGGGAAGGAGAACTTCATTCGGATGCATCTGTGGCTCCAAGACCCTCAAAACATCCAGAAGCTCAACGCTATGAAGAAGATGGACCAGAGAG CTCGTCTCAAAGTGCTCTGA